One window from the genome of Schistocerca piceifrons isolate TAMUIC-IGC-003096 chromosome 1, iqSchPice1.1, whole genome shotgun sequence encodes:
- the LOC124711238 gene encoding uncharacterized protein LOC124711238 has protein sequence MRMPLGRVFFSLGLLVLLVGVSAAVPVPQEEQELEESEETRAVRSVELQQPPLTSALGPYPLENAAEVAGEDSLVASRQKRTLKKGKGGGGYGRRGGGYGKGCGHCGRKK, from the exons ATGAGAATGCCACTGGGACGTGTCTTCTTCTCACTGGGACTACTCGTCCTGTTGGTCGGCGTATCTG CTGCCGTTCCTGTTCCACAAGAGGAGCAAGAGCTGGAGGAAAGTGAGGAAACTCGTGCTGTCCGCTCCGTCGAGCTGCAACAGCCGCCACTCACCAGCGCGTTGGGACCGTACCCACTGGAGAACGCGGCAG AGGTAGCTGGTGAAGATTCCCTCGTTGCCAGCCGTCAGAAGAGAACCTTGAAGAAGGGCAAGGGCGGCGGAGGCTACGGTCGCCGCGGCGGCGGCTATGGTAAAGGCTGTGGGCACTGTGGGCGTAAGAAATg A